Proteins from a genomic interval of Cucumis melo cultivar AY chromosome 7, USDA_Cmelo_AY_1.0, whole genome shotgun sequence:
- the LOC103493201 gene encoding uncharacterized protein LOC103493201, which yields MATEEDLDLSSLKIQLSETNETWKQEMEKRQSEVDVLQAKLMEVKASIEGSEEDSRKELEVLWRRVKTTSTLLTYLKSKARMLAVPHLAHSSCGIKHLEGVGLVDKSGTPLSGWSKSIDLSSFDGTEEESLIGIGKPCGLLDEQDAVYIGQILKSVQMVSDVMEALVKRVILAESETAEEKEKVHLGREEIKKKSIQIENMSSKLEEMEQFAVGTNGILNEMRQRVEDLVEETCRQRQRAAENEQELCRVKRDFESLKSYVSSLITVRETLLSSEKQFQTIERLFERLVAKTTQLEGEKMQKEVEVQKLMEENVRLSALLDKKEAQLLAMNEQCKVMALSASHI from the exons ATGGCTACAGAGGAAGATCTTGATCTATCATCTTTGAAAATTCAGCTCAGTGAAACAAATGAAACTTGGAAGCAAGAAATGGAAAAGCGCCAATCAGAAGTAGATGTGTTGCAAGCAAAGCTTATGGAGGTGAAGGCTTCTATAGAAGGGTCTGAGGAAGACTCAAGAAAGGAGCTAGAGGTTCTCTGGCGAAGAGTTAAGACAACTTCTACATTGTTAACATACTTGAAATCAAAAGCAAGAATGTTAGCAGTTCCTCATTTGGCTCATTCTTCGTGTGGTATTAAACATTTAGAAGGGGTAGGATTGGTTGACAAAAGTGGAACACCACTGTCTGGTTGGTCTAAAAGTATTGATCTTTCTTCATTTGATGGTACTGAAGAAGAATCCTTGATTGGTATTGGAAAGCCATGTGGATTACTAGATGAACAAGATGCAGTTTATATCGGTCAAATACTCAAGTCTGTTCAGATGGTTTCAGATGTAATGGAAGCACTTGTCAAGAGGGTTATTTTGGCAGAATCAGAAACTGCTGAAGAGAAGGAAAAAGTCCATTTGGGTCgtgaggaaattaaaaaaaaatcaatccaGATTGAGAACATGTCATCAAAACTGGAGGAAATGGAACAATTTGCTGTGGGTACAAATGGTATTCTAAATGAAATGCGGCAGAGAGTTGAGGATCTGGTTGAAGAAACGTGTAGACAGAGGCAAAGAGCTGCTGAAAATGAGCAGGAACTTTGTCGTGTTAAGAGGGACTTTGAGTCTTTGAAATCATATGTCAGTAGTCTCATCACTGTTAGGGAAACACTTTTATCATCAGAAAAACAATTTCAGACAATCGAGAGGCTGTTTGAACG GCTAGTTGCTAAGACCACTCAGTTGGAGGGTGAGAAAATGCAGAAAGAAGTAGAAGTCCAGAAACTTATGGAAGAAAACGTGAGGTTGAGTGCTCTTCTTGACAAGAAAGAGGCTCAACTTTTAGCTATGAATGAACAATGCAAGGTAATGGCCTTGAGTGCTTCACATATTTAA
- the LOC103493202 gene encoding gamma carbonic anhydrase 1, mitochondrial, with protein MGTLGKAIYTVGFWIRETGQALDRLGCRLQGNYYFQEQLSRHRTLMNIFDKAPVINKDAFVAPSASIIGDVQVGRMSSIWYGCVLRGDVNSISVGSGTNIQDNSLVHVAKSNLSGKVLPTIIGDNVTVGHSAVLHGCTIEDEAFVGMGATLLDGVYVEKHAMVAAGALVRQNTRIPCGEVWGGNPAKFLRKLTEEEMAFISQSAINYSNLSQVHAAENVKSFDEIEFEKVLRKKFARRDEDYDSMLGVVRETPSELILPDNILADKVAKSS; from the exons ATGGGAACATTGGGAAAGGCAATCTACACCGTCGGATTCTGGATCCGGGAAACCGGCCAAGCCCTCGATCGTCTTGGTTGCCGCCTTCAAGGGAATTACTACTTTCAAGAACAAT TATCTAGGCATAGGACACTCATGAACATATTTGACAAGGCTCCCGTCATCAACAAGGATGCATTTGTGGCACCTAGTGCATCTATCATTGGTGATGTGCAGGTGGGACGAATGTCCTCTATTTGGTATGGGTGTGTTTTGAGAG GTGATGTTAACAGCATCAGTGTTGGTTCCGGAACTAACATACAAGACAACTCTTTAGTTCACGTAGCGAAATCTAATTTAAGTGGAAAGGTTTTACCGACTATCATTGGAGATAACGTTACTGTTG GCCACAGTGCTGTGTTACATGGATGTACtattgaggatgaggcatttGTGGGGATGGGAGCAACATTGCTTGATGGGGTGTACGTAGAGAAACATGCAATGGTTGCTGCTGGAGCACTTGTGAGGCAGAATACACGAATCCCATGTGGAGAG GTTTGGGGAGGCAATCCAGCCAAATTCCTGAGGAAGCTTACAGAAGAAGAGATGGCCTTTATCTCCCAGTCAGCCATAAATTATTCCAACTTATCACAGGTTCATGCAGCTGAAAACGTAAAGAGCTTTGatgaaattgaatttgaaaagGTTCTTCGCAAAAAGTTTGCTCGCCGTGATGAAGATTATGATTCAATGTTGGGTGTTGTTCGTGAAACCCCCTCAGAGCTTATCCTTCCAGATAACATATTGGCTGACAAAGTAGCAAAGTCTTCTTAA
- the LOC103493203 gene encoding probable methyltransferase TCM_000336, whose amino-acid sequence MDIEKIFHMKGGIGNNSYANNSHLQRKASDMVKHITMEAIEKVYLSTGAPTSFGIADLGCSSGPNTLSIIKEIIQAVQSLSSDHLRQSPEFRVYLNDLPTNDFNSIFKALPDFCRELQNEGENQNPSGFFIGAYPGSFYKRLFPSNSLHFVHSSYSLHWLSRVPEGVRDEFGKPVNRGTIYISERSPKSIVEAYVNQFRRDFWEFLRKRGEEVVSGGRMVLILLGRDGADHVDRGNSFMWHLLARAFAILVSQGEVKEEKLDSYDVNFYAANKEEIEEEVRREGSFGLERIEKFELEKKVRMKNNGDESYGKEVAKSVRAIQESMISHHFGDSILDSLFLNYGNILDEEMAKQEIRPISFVIVLTKL is encoded by the exons ATGGATATTGAGAAAATTTTTCACATGAAGGGAGGAATCGGCAACAATAGTTATGCCAACAATTCCCATCTTCAG AGGAAAGCTTCCGATATGGTAAAGCACATAACAATGGAGGCTATAGAGAAAGTTTACCTTTCAACCGGTGCTCCGACGAGCTTCGGAATCGCCGATTTGGGATGCTCCTCTGGCCCAAACACCTTATCGATCATCAAAGAAATAATCCAAGCCGTCCAATCACTTAGCTCTGACCATCTCCGGCAGTCACCGGAGTTCCGAGTCTATTTAAACGACCTTCCGACCAATGATTTCAACTCTATCTTCAAAGCCCTACCCGATTTCTGCAGAGAGCTTCAAAACGAAGGAGAAAATCAAAATCCATCCGGGTTTTTCATTGGGGCTTATCCAGGCTCCTTTTACAAGAGACTTTTCCCCAGTAATAGCTTGCACTTCGTTCATTCCTCTTACAGTCTCCACTGGCTCTCTAGG GTTCCTGAGGGGGTTCGAGATGAATTTGGGAAACCGGTAAACAGAGGGACGATTTATATATCGGAGAGAAGTCCGAAATCGATAGTGGAGGCTTATGTGAACCAATTCCGGCGAGATTTTTGGGAGTTTCTGAGGAAGAGGGGGGAGGAGGTGGTTTCCGGCGGGCGGATGGTGCTGATTTTGCTGGGAAGAGATGGGGCCGATCATGTTGATAGAGGAAATTCCTTCATGTGGCACCTTCTTGCACGAGCCTTCGCCATTTTGGTCTCTCAG GGAGAAGTGAAGGAAGAAAAGTTAGATAGCTATGATGTGAATTTCTATGCAGCAAACAAAGAGGAAATAGAAGAGGAAGTGAGAAGAGAAGGGTCATTTGGGTTAGAGAGAATAGAGAAATTTGAGTTAGAGAAGAAGGTGAGAATGAAGAATAATGGAGATGAAAGCTATGGGAAAGAAGTTGCTAAATCAGTAAGAGCCATTCAAGAGTCTATGATTTCTCACCATTTTGGTGATTCAATTTTGGACTCTTTGTTTCTAAATTATGGAAACATTTTGGATGAAGAAATGGCCAAACAAGAAATCAGACCCATCTCTTTTGTTATTGTTCTCACAAAGTTGTGA
- the LOC103493205 gene encoding uncharacterized protein LOC103493205, giving the protein MDFFFFDKAEKLSTPIPRCNLLQIFSKFFRVLELSFLLLSLSWIFSRLPIALRISADYFTKLFAFIATPLFGFLLCNAIIVALVAKPSQFSRPATSDQTDRIYEDLIENTGTGSDLTDSASEEVEEIVYQDKEIIAEGRVGSNYSTDCEIELKNTDLESDSGLDHSKVILRSLSEKLNRECVKTQSEKLRRSETEKCRNLEYSNDILYYQDDLSSEEFQRKIEAFIAKEKKFRREESSAIVVLHCDG; this is encoded by the coding sequence AtggatttcttcttcttcgacaAAGCAGAGAAGCTTTCCACTCCCATTCCCCGCTGCAATCTCCTCCAAATCTTCTCCAAGTTCTTCCGTGTTCTAGAACTTTCCTTCCTCCTCCTCTCCCTCTCATGGATCTTCTCTCGCCTTCCCATCGCCCTCAGAATCTCCGCCGACTATTTCACTAAACTCTTCGCCTTCATCGCCACTCCTCTCTTCGGTTTCCTCCTCTGCAACGCCATCATCGTCGCTCTCGTAGCCAAGCCTTCTCAATTCTCACGCCCCGCCACTTCTGATCAAACCGATCGGATTTATGAAGACCTCATTGAAAACACCGGAACCGGATCGGACTTAACTGATTCTGCCTCGGAGGAAGTGGAGGAGATTGTGTACCAGGACAAAGAAATCATTGCGGAGGGGAGGGTTGGTTCAAATTATTCAACCGATTGTGAAATTGAACTGAAGAACACGGATCTGGAGTCGGACTCGGGATTAGATCACTCTAAAGTGATTTTGAGGAGTTTGTCGGAGAAACTTAACCGAGAATGTGTGAAAACGCAGAGTGAGAAGCTTCGACGATCGGAGACAGAGAAGTGCCGGAATCTGGAGTATTCGAATGACATTTTATATTACCAGGATGATTTGAGTAGTGAGGAATTTCAGAGAAAGATTGAGGCGTTTATAGCTAAAGAGAAGAAGTTTCGTCGGGAAGAATCTTCCGCCATTGTTGTTCTTCATTGCGACGGTTAA
- the LOC103493206 gene encoding pentatricopeptide repeat-containing protein At5g66500, mitochondrial: MISSFVAKPFSRLCFPILISSLSAFNSPTTSFNPCSSQGLCYLAHHLFDEFPQTDIPSLNCRLTSYVRSCRQSDAWSLFCRMHRSFSPLTAHTLTAVLAACSALPTSEYGRLVHGLIIKTGAYPGIVTKTAILDMYSKCGLLDDSVKVFEEMEMRDVVAWNSLLSSFLREGLAEEALNVFVEMKREKMEFSEFTLCSVLKACAALEDFRLGKQVHGVVVVMNRDMLVLGTALVDFYSSVGCISEAMKVYTSLTCRKDDIMLNSLISGCVRNKRYEEALSLMSKMRPNAIALTSALHACSENSDLWIGKQIHCVSIRRGLTSNTQLCNILLDMYAKCGKVLNARTVFDGMCHKNVVSWSSMIQTYGSHGDGLKAFELFKMMVEGRTGVLPNSVTFLSVLSACGHSGLVQQGQECFYLAKEKYSSCLGPEHYACFIDVLGRAGKIDDVWSLFHDMETCGVKVTSEIWAAVLNACSHNQDVTRGEFAAQKLLQLDPNKAGNFVLASNFYASIGKWDSVDELRRIMNAKGLRKLEKARSLLLASSAG; the protein is encoded by the coding sequence ATGATTTCCTCATTCGTTGCTAAGCCCTTTTCACGTTTATGTTTCCCCATTTTGATTTCATCTCTTTCTGCTTTCAACTCGCCCACTACATCCTTTAATCCCTGTTCTTCTCAAGGTCTCTGCTACCTTGCCCACCACCTGTTCGATGAATTTCCTCAAACAGATATTCCTTCCCTTAATTGCCGTCTCACCTCCTATGTGCGTAGCTGTCGCCAATCTGACGCATGGTCTCTCTTCTGTCGAATGCACCGCTCCTTCTCTCCTCTCACTGCCCACACTCTCACCGCTGTCTTGGCTGCATGCTCCGCATTACCCACCTCCGAATATGGCCGACTAGTTCATGGGTTAATCATAAAGACAGGTGCGTATCCTGGGATTGTAACTAAAACTGCCATCTTGGACATGTACTCTAAATGTGGACTTCTTGATGACTCTGTTAAGGTCTTTGAAGAGATGGAGATGAGGGATGTGGTTGCTTGGAATTCCTTGTTATCTAGCTTTTTGAGGGAGGGTCTTGCAGAGGAGGCACTAAATGTGTTTgtagaaatgaagagagaaaaaatggagtTTAGTGAGTTTACTTTGTGTTCTGTGCTTAAAGCTTGTGCTGCCTTGGAAGATTTTCGTTTGGGTAAGCAAGTTCATGGGGTGGTCGTAGTAATGAACAGAGATATGCTTGTTTTGGGTACCGCCTTGGTTGATTTTTACTCTAGTGTTGGGTGTATTAGTGAAGCCATGAAAGTTTACACTAGCTTAACTTGTAGAAAGGATGATATCATGCttaattctttaatttctgGGTGCGTTAGGAATAAAAGATATGAAGAGGCCTTGTCATTGATGAGCAAGATGAGACCTAATGCAATTGCACTAACAAGTGCCCTGCATGCTTGCTCTGAGAATTCAGATCTATGGATAGGGAAACAAATTCACTGTGTTTCGATTCGTCGTGGTTTGACATCTAATACTCAATTGTGCAATATTTTGCTCGATATGTATGCTAAATGTGGGAAAGTTTTGAATGCTCGAACAGTGTTCGATGGGATGTGTCATAAGAATGTAGTATCGTGGAGCAGCATGATACAAACATACGGAAGTCATGGAGATGGTCTAAAAGCTTTTGAACTGTTCAAGATGATGGTAGAGGGAAGAACTGGAGTCTTGCCAAATTCAGTGACGTTCCTTTCTGTCTTATCTGCTTGTGGGCATTCAGGGTTGGTGCAACAGGGACAAGAATGTTTTTATTTGGCGAAGGAGAAGTATAGCTCATGCCTAGGTCCGGAACACTATGCCTGCTTCATAGATGTATTAGGCCGAGCTGGTAAGATTGATGATGTATGGAGTCTGTTTCATGACATGGAGACGTGTGGTGTTAAGGTTACTTCAGAAATATGGGCAGCGGTACTTAATGCTTGTAGTCACAACCAAGATGTTACCAGGGGTGAGTTTGCTGCCCAAAAACTCCTCCAATTGGATCCGAACAAGGCGGGGAATTTCGTTCTGGCATCAAATTTCTATGCGTCAATAGGAAAGTGGGATTCGGTGGATGAATTGAGGAGAATCATGAATGCAAAAGGACTAAGGAAGCTGGAAAAAGCTCGGTCACTTCTTCTTGCTTCTAGTGCTGGATGA
- the LOC103493210 gene encoding GTPase ERA-like, chloroplastic → MELALQAPATLPRSKFHTTNFSYSNAIFISRPDKQTLLPQFSRDTHSPFQVRARHSTYRTRSSVFKSQLVSVSVREDELIEEEEEETGGEGTSSSYSDDELSFLSLNEKPDRNLTLLDDYEMEELGYACDPNHRSGYAALVGKPNVGKSTLVNQLIGQKLSIVTDKPQTTRHRILGICSGPEYQVILYDTPGVIEKKMHKLDTMMMKNVRSAAINADCVLVVVDACKAPQKIDEVLEEGVGDLKEMPPTLLVLNKKDLIKPGEIAKKLEWYEKFTNVDEVIPVSAKYGHGIEDVKEWILSKLPVGPAYYPKDIVSEHPERFFVSEIVREKIFMQYRNEVPYACQVNVVSYKSRPGAKDFIQTEIVVEKNSQKIILIGKEGKALKLLATAARLDIEDFLQKKVYLEIEVKVRENWRQDEGLLKHYGYEGRIQAL, encoded by the exons ATGGAGCTCGCATTACAGGCACCGGCAACTCTTCCCCGGAGTAAATTCCACACTACTAATTTTTCCTATTCAAACGCCATCTTCATTTCTCGCCCCGACAAGCAAACTCTATTGCCTCAATTTTCCCGCGATACCCACTCTCCATTCCAAGTTCGAGCTAGGCATTCAACTTACAGGACGCGGAGTTCTGTGTTCAAGAGCCAATTGGTTAGCGTTAGCGTTAGGGAGGATGAACtcattgaagaagaagaagaagaaacaggCGGTGAAGGGACGAGCTCTTCGTACTCCGACGATGAGTTATCCTTTTTGTCTCTGAATGAGAAGCCTGATAGGAACTTGACTTTGCTTGACGATTACGAGATGGAGGAGCTTGGATATGCCTGCGACCCTAACCATAGAAGCG GATATGCGGCTCTAGTAGGGAAGCCGAATGTTGGGAAGAGTACTCTTGTAAACCAGTTGATAGGACAGAAATTGTCAATTGTTACAGATAAACCTCAAACGACGAGGCACCGGATTCTGGGTATATGTTCTGGACCGGAGTATCAG GTGATACTTTATGACACACCTGGTGTCATCGAGAAGAAAATGCACAAGTTGGATACCATGATGATGAAGAATGTACGCAGCGCGGCCATTAATGCAGACTGTGTTTTGGTTGTTGTTGATGCGTGTAAAGCGCCTCAGAAA attgatgagGTTTTGGAAGAAGGTGTAGGAGACCTCAAAGAAATGCCTCCCACCTTGCTggttttaaataaaaaagatttgatCAAACCGGGTGAAATTGCAAAGAAACTTGAG TGGTATGAAAAATTTACTAATGTCGATGAGGTTATACCTGTGAGTGCCAAGTACGGCCATGGGATAGAAGATGTGAAAGAATGGATACTATCCAAACTCCCTGTTGGACCAGCCTATTATCCAAAG GATATAGTAAGTGAGCATCCAGAAAGGTTTTTTGTTTCTGAAATTGTTAGAGAAAAGATATTCATGCAATATCGCAATGAAGTTCCTTATGCATGTCAG GTGAATGTGGTGAGCTACAAGAGTAGACCGGGTGCAAAAGATTTTATTCAGACAGAAATTGTTGTTGAGAAAAATTCTCAGAAAATTATTCTCATCGGGAAG GAAGGAAAGGCTCTAAAACTGCTTGCAACAGCAGCTCGCCTCGATATAGAAGATTTCTTGCAAAAGAAAGTCTATCTTGAG ATTGAAGTAAAAGTGAGAGAAAATTGGAGGCAAGATGAAGGGCTGCTGAAGCACTATGGTTATGAAGGACGAATTCAAGCATTGTAA